One genomic region from Amaranthus tricolor cultivar Red isolate AtriRed21 chromosome 12, ASM2621246v1, whole genome shotgun sequence encodes:
- the LOC130828759 gene encoding uncharacterized protein LOC130828759 isoform X2, with amino-acid sequence MPAPPPLPPIPTNPNDVSILNPCYWVYCGQGTCRNSSDYKHTCECQPGAYNLFNISHFPCYSDCAVGSDCSKLGINVSKASISPGSSTAPIESSRQSSGSENHGSSWKFNWIVITMMSLAVCL; translated from the exons ATGCCCGCTCCTCCTCCCCTGCCTCCGATCCCAACAAACCCAAATGACGTTTCTATCTTAAATC CTTGCTATTGGGTCTACTGTGGCCAAGGGACATGCAGAAACTCGTCAGACTACAAGCATACGTGTGAATGTCAACCAGGCGCCTATAATCTCTTTAACATATCACACTTCCCATGTTACAGTGACT GTGCTGTCGGTTCTGATTGCTCCAAGCTAGGAATTAACGTTTCTAAGGCATCAATAAGTCCGGGTTCAAGTACAGCCCCAATCGAAAGCTCCAGGCAGTCTTCAGGAAGTGAAAACCATG GTTCGTCATGGAAGTTCAACTGGATAGTTATCACAATGATGTCTCTGGCGGTATGTTTGTGA
- the LOC130828759 gene encoding uncharacterized protein LOC130828759 isoform X1 encodes MLPATSSIQGTKWIEKCCKIFDVLACYWVYCGQGTCRNSSDYKHTCECQPGAYNLFNISHFPCYSDCAVGSDCSKLGINVSKASISPGSSTAPIESSRQSSGSENHGSSWKFNWIVITMMSLAVCL; translated from the exons ATGTTACCAGCAACATCTTCTATTCAAGGAACTAAATGGATTGAAAAGTGTTGTAAAATTTTTGATGTTCTAGCTTGCTATTGGGTCTACTGTGGCCAAGGGACATGCAGAAACTCGTCAGACTACAAGCATACGTGTGAATGTCAACCAGGCGCCTATAATCTCTTTAACATATCACACTTCCCATGTTACAGTGACT GTGCTGTCGGTTCTGATTGCTCCAAGCTAGGAATTAACGTTTCTAAGGCATCAATAAGTCCGGGTTCAAGTACAGCCCCAATCGAAAGCTCCAGGCAGTCTTCAGGAAGTGAAAACCATG GTTCGTCATGGAAGTTCAACTGGATAGTTATCACAATGATGTCTCTGGCGGTATGTTTGTGA
- the LOC130828756 gene encoding serine/threonine-protein kinase Nek2-like isoform X2 has product MALDYLHGNHILHRDVKCSNIFLTKEKDIRLGDFGLAKMLTSDDLASSVVGTPSYMCPELLADIPYGSKSDIWSLGCCIYEMAALKPAFKAFDMQALISKISKSTVAPLPTKYSGAFRGLVKSLLRKNPELRPSAAELLRHPHLQPYVEKIHLQTSNPRCDGIADYWDDTDSNCVDKATVADAEDERTVDPSISEAELDSFYTDDRIKPTLSDLERRLAKLKALDPFARAAAIKDAPTKASDVARKPKLTRAKTFGTPKRRPEPSRYRGSPPPSSTPVKRSVSANRTRRASMPLANRGRNQEFPCRPTVDILKRINSPDISVNSPRIDKIAEFPLASFVEPFFLNQRSSMVSRQGSSSPVYADCSITKDKFSVQFCDTGFPKKNLDIMWKSIRDNKVQGKDKNGNFSDQNATAGASSQDSSDLRHRRFDTSSYQQRAEALEGLLEFSAKLLQQERFDELNVLLKPFGPEKVSPRETAIWLSKSFKETSVKPES; this is encoded by the exons ATGGCTCTTGACTACTTGCATGGGAACCATATTCTTCATCGTGATGTAAAG TGTTCAAATATATTCTTGACGAAGGAGAAAGACATACGACTTG GTGATTTTGGTCTTGCTAAGATGCTGACTTCGGATGATCTTGCATCCTCT GTTGTTGGGACTCCCAGCTACATGTGTCCTGAGCTTCTAGCTGACATACCTTATGGCTCAAAATCAGATATTTGGTCATTGG GTTGCTGTATATATGAAATGGCTGCCCTCAAACCTGCATTTAAAGCTTTT GACATGCAAGCACTCATCAGCAAAATTAGCAAGTCAACTGTCGCACCTCTTCCAACCAAATATTCTGGGGCCTT TCGAGGTCTTGTTAAAAGCTTGTTGAGGAAGAATCCAGAACTTCGGCCTAGC GCTGCTGAGTTGCTCAGACATCCCCATCTTCAACCATACGTTGAAAAAATTCATCTTCAAACTAGCAATCCTAGGTGTGATGGAATAGCTGACTACTGGGATGACACTGATTCTAATTGTGTCGATAAAGCAACAGTAGCTGATGCAGAAGATGAAAGAACTGTAGATCCCAGTATTTCAGAAGCCGAGCTTGATTCTTTTTACACTGATGACAGAATAAAACCTACTTTGTCTGATCTGGAACGAAGATTGGCAAAGTTAAAGGCTCTAGATCCTTTTGCAAGGGCTGCTGCTATCAAAGATGCACCAACAAAAGCTTCAGATGTTGCAAGGAAGCCCAAATTAACTCGAGCTAAAACATTTGGTACTCCTAAAAGACGACCGGAACCGTCAAGATATCGAGGATCG CCGCCCCCTTCAAGTACTCCTGTGAAACGATCTGTCTCTGCAAACCGCACTCGTAGAGCGTCAATGCCATTAGCAAATAGAGGGAGAAATCAGGAATTTCCTTGCAGGCCAACAGTGGACATCCTAAAACGAATCAATTCTCCCGATATTTCTGTCAACTCACCTCGCATTGACAAGATAGCAGAATTCCCACTAGCGTCCTTTGTGGAGCCATTCTTTCTAAACCAAAGGAGTTCAATGGTCTCTAGACAGGGCTCCTCATCTCCGGTATATGCTGACTGTTCCATCACCAAGGACAAATTCTCCGTTCAATTTTGTGATACAGGATTTCCCAAGAAAAACCTCGACATAATGTGGAAGAGTATTCGGGATAACAAAGTACAAGGAAAAGATAAAAATGGTAATTTCTCGGATCAAAATGCTACTGCTGGTGCTTCAAGCCAAGATTCATCGGATCTCCGTCATCGTCGATTTGATACATCCTCATATCAACAGAGGGCTGAAGCATTGGAAGGATTGCTCGAGTTTAGCGCCAAGTTGCTACAACAAGAGAGGTTTGACGAACTCAATGTGTTGTTGAAACCATTTGGACCCGAGAAAGTTTCGCCTAGGGAAACTGCTATCTGGTTGTCGAAAAGTTTTAAAGAAACTTCTGTCAAGCCGGAAAGCTAG